AATAAATCATAGCATAGGGGAAACCAGATAAAATAGAGAAGGGATTACATGTTATAATTCATTCTGAAGTGGGTGCATTGCTTTGTTGTCATTTGAGTTCATGTTTATAGCACATTTGAATGCATAGATGCCTTATGTGTACGAGCATGCGCAGGTTTAACCTTttcttttgtgtattttgtgtcgTGTTGCACATTGACTAGCTCCTCCAAGAGTCTGCTCTGAATATATTACAGAGTTTACTCTTTAAAATGAGTCAGTGTCGAGGGAAATGTTGCTGAAGCAGTGTGTGCAGATTTATCCTCTGTGCAGGGAGGCTTTCGGCTTTATGTGTGATGCCTTTGTGTTCCAGAGGAGGGCTCCCTTTGTTGCACTGAGTCTACAATCCACCTACAAAACACGGATAAACAGAAGCGCTGGAAGaatatgaatttaatttattctgtAATGTCAGACAGGCTGCATTTCCCTTTAAGTTCCTACAAAGAATGCAGAAAACTACAAATCCATGATATAATCCCGATGAATCTGCTGTTGCTAAACACAACCTGAcatcatttatatttgttttaatctgactgaaaaaaaaaagcagcctgGAAATCAACCAAACAAGTGACGAATATCTGACCTACATGACCAAGCCTCAGAAAATTAATTTTCAGAGAGGCATTATGAGAGGGTGATTTATTGGTCGCCTCATGGGTGTAATTGTGAGAGCAGGGCTGAAGTTGAGTGGCTTTCATGCCCCCCTCCTCCAATCCCTGAGTTTCAGAGATTAACTCAGACACTGGATTAAAATCTGAAAATAgagaaatcctttttttttagatgaacaGATtgattaaaggggggggggggggttgagtatGAGCTGCAGATATTCCCACCTGGGAGTTCTCCTGCACCGGTCGGTCTTCAGGCACCGACCTGCACTTTTTACAGCAGGTGTATTGTAGTGTGGCCTTTCATACCACATTTAGTCATTCTCTCACTTCCCCCTGGACCCCAGGTTCCCTCTATCATTTCCCAGCAGAACTCAGCCGTCCCGCCCATCCGAACGCTAACGCTACATGCAGGATGTCTATATATCTGAGTGGGTCGTTTTTGATTCTTCCACATGTATTGGATTTGATTTTTCTCTCCACGTCTCTGTTGCCCCTCATCCCTCTgtctcccctctctccttccagaCTTCAGCTCCTTTCCTTCCTGCCCTCTCAcagcttcctgctccagctctTATCACTCCAGAAAACGTGACACAGTCTCAGCCCTGTCAAACCCACGCTAACCCctcgagtccccccccccccccaccaccacctcttTCCTTGGCCATTGGCATTCTCACCCACGCTGGGGGTCCAGGGCACCTGCAGGAGGGTGAGGGGGTGTCGCAGGGGCCGTGTCACCCATCTGGGCCAAATCTGTTAATGGACTTATTTATTATAAACACTATAGCCTCTACTTCTTGCCTGCAGGGGAACAATAAACCAGGAACGGCCAggcgtgtttttatttatgcatttatttatctgaGAGGAAGCCGTGGGCACGTTGGGACATTATCGACTCATTCTCCTCCGAGGGGTTTTCCTCTGAGTGCAGGAAATTGTCTGCCTTGATTTACTCTTTAAATCTGTGCCTTATAATACAGAGGCCGGAGACTGCAAAAGGCCAAGGCTGTGATATCTGGTTCGTGATAGAAATGTGCAGAATCATGCTCATGTTGATGTAACCTCTGACTTCTTCTCATTAACGTCTTTAAGGTGTGAGAAGAACTCATAATTTATGGCTGTGCTGCAATAATACAGCAATACGGGCTAATTCCGTTAGCTATTAAAAGCTTCCTGAGCTTGTTGGATTTTTCCCAGCAGCCCCCTGATTTAGAGGCGCATCTTGAGCGCCATTATGTGCGTGGTTTGCagcctttatttattgttgttctgTGACACTGCTGCCAGATGTGGGCCTGCTGAAGCGCGATAGAGCCCTGTTATTGTAAGGCCACAAGGCCATCTGATAAGGCCTCAGCGATAACGCGTGTTTTGGATGGTGTTCGGCCAAAAAGGGACCTGAACGTGCCACGGCGCAGAACGCAACGATTACTGCAGAAGTTCGAAGTTTGCACCACCGGCACCGATCAGAATGTCTTTCAGCTGTTCTCTTGGGTGTCCATTGTTCGGCCCACCGCAGCGTGTCAGCATAGGTAGCGGGCTTTTGTCTCGATGCCGTGAGTGGCGATATCTGGAGGGACTTTCCCCCGGGTTTCCTGATAGGAGCTTTTCCCATGTTATCATATGGGAATAATCACAGGAGGGGTGCTGACATTGATTGCTAAAATATGATTGAAAGGAAAGCAGAACTAAGATGATTTATGTCCATTTTTATGTAATTTTATTGTATCTATGATGCAATTTACTCATTTCATAATGaataattgttattttattcttaaCACAAGCCTATATATGATTTTGAATAAATAGACATTCtgggaaatattttatttaacattcttGTTGAGAGACTGAAGCAGTAAAAACACTCTTTATTGCTCTTTTTTTAGGCGTATTTATATAGAAAATGTTAATTATCCAGGCCTGAAGGGGCTGTTTGTCCAAACGTGTGCACCCATGCTTGCTATTTAATGCTAAGCTACAACAAACTCTCCAGCAACTTTGCATTTATTCTATATTTCTTAAGGATCCATTCCTTCCTAAGACAGAGGGCAGGCTTTGGTGCAGTCCAACCTCAGATAGGGAGCGAGTTGGGCTAGATATCAACGCTCCAGACCATTGTGTGCAAATGAACTGAGATAATCTCCATCAGGTGAACTGAGACACCCAGAGGTCTAGTCAAACACGGCGGCTCCTTGAAGCGTAAGATAGACCACATGTGTGAGATAATGCACTGATAAAATGATGTCACGGCGTACATGTCGCTGGCACGTGCCTGATTATAACGACGCATGTTTTAAACGTGTTAATAAAAGCACTGTTTGTTCTCACAAGGGaacaaacaggggggggggggggtgaaaggaagtatcacacctgaggctgattttCACTCCTCCCGGCACCATCGTTAGCCTGACACCAATCCAGGTTGTGATTGAGCTAATTTGATttgatgaggtgtgtgtgtgtgtgtgtgtgtgtgtgtggggggggggggttgttctgtCATCCTGCAAAAAATAACCCAAATCAACAATAAGGTTTGTGTGACTCTCATGAACGGCTGGTTCTTCCTAGTAATGTGGCTTGTTTCTGTAAAGGGAACAACATACAGAGGAAGCgtgcacacgcgcacgcacacacacacacacacacatactgcctTTCCTCCATAAAACCACAGCTGTGTAAAAGTCGTGCATTCTGCAACCACTTTTTTTCTCACTAGATCACAATAAAGGGGTCACGACCCCGAAGTGGAATCAGGACGCTTGATTGTGATCTTTTGTCCCAAATGTAGCACTGATatcaccattaataaaataaaattaaaaagtgctgTTTTGATATGGAAAAACAGGTTTAAGGAGAAGTGGTTTCATCTATGAGGAAGTTTTGGAGAATTTGTTCTGCAAATTCTGGAGATAACTGCATTATTTTcctgtgaaataaatatataaatatatatatacatgtacacGAAAAGCCACATAAAGCTtggtttcctctgcagctcagGCTATGTGAGCGTTATCTCCTGTCTTTGCAGCTCCTGCATTCACCTCTATTGATCCAGATTCTTGCTACGGGTGAtgacactgatcacacacacacgttcttaTTGATCGCCGTTGGCCAGTCTGGGTCGACGCGGCGTACCCTCGGCACCCTCCGGGGGTATCGCCATTCTGTTTTCCGTGGCGATGCCTTCGCGCCTCGGCATGGCAAAGGCCACGCATGAAAGGACCCGGAGTGTTTGAGCGACTGAGGGATCAATTCACACCCTGATTGTCATACACAAAGGCCTCACTGTCTCCCCTCTCATTTCCAAAAAACAGAGTCTGGAGAGTTTGATCAGTAATTAACCcatcaaatcagatttttcaaGCCGAGATATTGTTCTGATTTCCTTTTACGCCAAAGCCCCATGTTGCCTCAGATTGGTTAGACGATGGTTGGAGTTTAAGGGACCTCTTGGACAgagagtaataaaaaaaaaaggctcataAACCGGCTTTGGTGCATGACTGAGCGACTTATTGTTCCGGAGGATAATTTTATCCCTTTGATGActaaaaacaaactttattaTTTAGAGCAACTCCTTTCCTTACGTTTTCATGATTTGTTCCTTCTCttaaaagacccccccccccccccaaaataaaaagttatttcaGGCTCAAACTCATGTGCCAAGGACGTGAAGAAAAGAACGACCCGAAATAGACAAGTCTTATCAGTTTGGGAATGGTCATAGCACCAGTAGGAACAATGGCGTGGCGAGATTGGGAGCTGAGGTTGACCCTAATAATGCGACTGGTCTGTCAAGGAACCCGGAGAACAGGAAGCCCCTCTGCCTTCATGGATAAAGTCATTAAAATGATAAACACGGCTCTCGATTAGCCTCGGTCCGGACAATGCTGGTCACCAGTGGGAAGGGTTAGGGTCGGGCCAGTAAAAGTGAAGAGATGAAAGAGCTGCTCTCCCGTGAGGTTGACCTCCGTGTTCGTTTCATTAAGGAAACCTGGGCTTTCCCTTTCCCCCGCTCACTCGGCGATTCATCAGTCAATCAAGGCATCCTATTAATAGATTTCCCTTTCCCCTGCGGTGTTGCTGTAAAGAGGCGGGGGCAGTCACAAACGAGTGGCGGCGAGTTGGCTGAGTGGGTGTGTAAGACGGAGTTTAAATTTGAACCTGGTAGAGTTGGATTGGAAGATAATCCTCAGATTAGCTGGGTTTGAATCCACGTGAAATGGTTTTGCTATCACGGCGGTTCACTGAGCCGCTAACTGCTGCTCGCAAAATTGTCCAAACGTCACACCCGTCTTCTCCATTTGAAGCATtccatttttactttttctaaCTTAGCATGTGTGTTCTCTCAGCGTCCCGGCTGAAACTTGCGGCACCACGGCGGCTCTCAGGAAAGAGACTTTGATTATTTTACTTGTTGCTTCCGTTTTATTGTTGGCTGACCCCTGGcgcgcaaccccccccccccccgaggtcgcCGCAACTCGTGGTGAAAAGTTTCCAAACATCCTCACGTCAGCACGAATAAAgccatatttaaaatatattctgGACCCCGAGCTTGGGTTTCGTAGAACAGACAGAGACTGAGGGTGAGATGAGGAAATCCACCGGATGTGCTCATCTCCAAACTGGGACATGGGAGCATCTcggtgaggcgggggggggggcaggattgTGCTGCTCTTGACCGGGTGAAGGTGTCCTCTGTGCTCGACGTGGAATGAGCTGGGCATTAGATTCCCACCTGATTCCCAGCAGATCCCTCACAGATGAATGCCTCCAGAACAATGAGACGAGAGTGCAGGCGGCGTCCCCTGCGTCCCGGCTTGTCTGCGGCGGACGACATCCCAGTCGTGCTCTCTCAGCGGGGTTGTGGCGTGTGCTACCGGGTGAGGAGACTTTCCCAGCAATCTgccgggggggaggaggaggactacTGTTAATGACGCATTAAAGCACACTCAACAGGCATCTGTGGATTTCTTTTACTGAcagatgacagaaaaaaaaaaaaaaatccattctgAATTCCAGGTGGAAGTCGATCTTTAAAGTTTCATGAAAAAGGTGCGATCTCTATTTACAGAATCAGTCTCAGAGTTCTCTCCTGCACACCTGTTGTGTGCTCCGCTCCTGATCCTCCTTGTTTGCTCCTCCCGATGAGCCCCCCCCTATCCTGAAACACCTCCTGTTCCCCAGAGCAGGTGTTGGAGGAAGTCAAAGTCTAATCGGAGATTCTAAACAATCACTATCTCAATaggaaccaaaaaaaacaaaaccacagaatTGAAGTTTGCACCGTGCAATTCTGAAAGACGGGGATGACATAATATGTTAAGTGTCTTAATATATTTATGGTTTCTGAGCCACTATCTTCTCTGATGGTGGCTGATTTCATCATCTGCTCAGAGAattgaaagcttttttttgaTTTTGGCTTGTATCCCGGCTCCATGGTGgccaatatttttatttttttaatataaatgcaGATAATAGACATTAATTTGTTATATTATCACCCAATGTCAAGAGAAGCAGGGTGATGAgttaacttttattattttgttattaaaGCAAtggagaattattttttttaattcagtagTATTTAActccaaacattttaaaattgattgTTTCTatgaattgaattaattaaaACCAGTCCTGTAGATTGGCTCGCCCATTAATGAGCTAAACTTTGTGTTAGAGTCCTAGATGCTCTCATTGGAGCATTGTTTGAATCCAGAACAACTTGCCCTTCTGCGTCTTTGTCTGAACTTTGCAGCTCGAGAGGCTCGGGCGTGGGGGGGTCGGAGCGGAGTGCTAACACATATATACCTTCCGCCCCTGTGATTTAAACCATCGTTGCGGCGCAGCTCAGCACAAAGGAGCCAGCGAACACATTGTGCAATTCCCAAGAAAGCCACCCACAGACGTTTGTACAGTAAGACTGACGACCAGCGGCTCAGCTGCCTTTCAGAACATACTTGGAAGGCGGACAGTTTGTGCTGCTAAAGCCAAGGACAGGAAGTGCTCGCAGAGGGACAGGAAGTGCTCACCGCTGCAGTAGCAGAGGCTGGAACTGAGATAATGCCATTGTGTAAGCAAGCCAAGTGACCTCTCCCTGAGCGCAAAGTCCAGAGGCTGGCGTCGAGAGCCCGAGCCCCCACCCAGCCCCAGACTCCCCAGGCACGGGGTGGGGGACTCGGTGGaggggcaggcgggggggggggggatatgagGCATGTCACCTCCCCTCCATTCCTTTGGGCTAACTCTGAACCTCACCTTGTAGAGGAAATGTGGCGAGGACTCCAGACTTTATGACTTCTCCCATCAGAActcccacagagagagagagagaggttgtcAGGGCACACTCATACCCACGCCCATGtcaatacacacatatacacacaagcaaacacgcAACAGGCACATACACACAGTCTTTCTTTCTCTAGTCTCAAAGgatcggcggggggggggggatcttatCGGGTCATCAGCTGCAAAATAGACGATGACAGTATTATGGTCCAGATCCTGTCCCCTGCGGTGCTTTGCTGGATCTCCACACCCTCCCACAGAGGGTCACCCAGCGTGCTCATGGAGTCCCCTCTGGTgtctgcacggggggggggcaccgaaaGGTTGCATAAGCATCACTCATATTTCTGTCAGGAGGCTCATAATCCGCAACGAGGTGGGCGCAGGCCGAGAAAAGACGGAGATGACAGGTCGAGGTCTGCAGACTCTgataagagcccccccccccccgcagcccaTCACCGATGTTTGGGTTTCTGGCCACAACCAGGGGGGGCTTCATTCTCTACGGCGCAAACATTCTGAGTTTAGATAtctgaggtgcagcaggttGCGTTAaccttttgccccccccccgtgttttaCTGTCATGGTCTGTGATTTGATGGGGTTGATATATTTGACTTGTGATGTTCAGCTCCAAAATGAAACTGGCTTTTAAGTCTCAGAGAGGTATATGTTTGGGTTAATTTATTCATGTACAATTAATTAGGCTTAAtctaactcttttttttttttttttttactttctaaaGCTCAAAGTTTACAGAGCATCATATAATCTCACTCAGGTACAATTGTTCAGACATATTTGGGTGAAATGAACCTCTAAAGCCACAAAGAGGTGGGAATGACCAAAATAATCAAATCCTTAATTCTAAGCCAAATTATGTCAttcctgctaaaaaaaaaaaaaaaacgttcattCCAAGATATTTGGGCGTTTTCACGCTCTACTCATAAATCTGATCCTGAAAAGCGTTTCATTCCCTCGACATAATCAGTCAGCTGTTTGTTTTAGTCATTAACGTCCCAGACCGACGTCGAGTCGGGCGCAGACACTCACTGAATCTCATTGAGAAACCGTTTTTGGCTTTTTAAACGCAGCCTGAGGCACCAGTATCATTTTTACAGTGCTTGTGCCACAGGTGTCATCGCCTTACAGCTGCGTAATGggtgttttatttcagttttaatgttatttaaattTGGAAGCTCCTCATTAAGCTTAAATCAAAGAGCGCTCGTCTGGAGACGACCGTGCGTAAAAGCTTGACATTCAAGATTTGATGGTGATAATGTCCCAATACACAGACAGAGGAACGCGCGTGGATGTCTGCCAATGTGAGTCCAATACACGGGTGAGAATTACAACTGTCCAAATAAACGTTACTGTGGATTAAGAGGCAATGACGTCATTTGACGTCACCAAAAAGCAGGtaacaaattttttttttagaataaaaaaggATTAATAGTCTGCTTCGGTTTCATGTAATGATTTTCAATCTAAAGTTTCCGTGCGTAAACTTCAAACGATTCTCTCTCAGCGTCTCCTGCGCGCTCTTCAAACAAGGGCCGGaggcggttgggggggggggggatacccCCGAAACTTTTTTACACCTTTGTAACAGTAGGACACGCCCACCacatgctgattggctgcctgcTAGTTTATAGCTCACCAACCTTCCCACTCAGAGACGAGTAATCCATGCCGCGCACTCCCGCGCACTCCCGCGCGTCTCCCTGAAGTGGATCTGactaattgttttatttatttattttttcccatcTTGAACGTCCCGAATCGCGCCTGACGTCCCACCTTCTTCCTCCGCAGGCTTGGACCGAGATGAGCAGTCCCGATGCGGGTTACGCCAGCGACGATCAGACCCAGGAAAGGTGCGCGATGTCAGTCATGATGCCTGGAATGGGACGCTGCCAGTGGGCCGATCCTCTCAGTCCTCTTGGGGACAGCAAAGGGAAAAGCGAGCCGCCGTGCGCCTCCGGCTCCAGCAGCCAGAACCGCGGCAAGAGCGAGCCGCGGATCCGGCGACCCATGAACGCGTTCATGGTTTGGGCGAAGGATGAGCGCAAGAGGCTGGCGCAGCAGAACCCGGACCTGCACAACGCTGAGCTGAGCAAAATGTTGGGTAAGTAGCTGCGTTTGTTCTGTCTTtgactttttgtgttttttattctgttcCAAAAACGCATGGATCATTAAATGAATCTATTGTTCAGCCAGCAGGTGAACAGAATTAATGTTTCTGAATTAAGCtgagggataaaaaaaaaaaaaaatgaacctgCGCCTGCACCCAAAAATGGAAACAGgctattttgggggggggggggctgcgtacAGTATCTGCTGACATTTCATTAATGAGGAATCTCCTCTTGGCCTGTAGGGAAGTCATGGAAGGCCCTTCCGCTCACAGAAAAGCAGCCTTTCGTGGAGGAGGCCGAGCGGCTTCGGGTTCAGCACATGCAAGATCACCCCAACTACAAGTACCGGCCCCGGCGGCGGAAGCAGGTGAAGAGGATCAAGAGGCTCGATTCTGGCTTCCTGGTCCACGGCGTGCCCGACCTCCAGGCCCAGTCCGTGTGCGTGGAGAATCTGGGCCTGGGCTACCACGAGCACGGCTTCCAGCTTCCTTCGCAGCCTCTGAGCCACTACCGGGATGCTCAGGCTCTCGGGGGCCCCTCTTATGAAAGCTACAGCCTCCCCACGCCCGACACGTCTCCGCTGGATGCCGTGGAGACCGACTCCATGTTCTTCCCTCCACATTCGCAAGAGGACTGCCACATGATGCCGGCGTACTCCTACCCCGCCCAGGCGGCAGAGTATCCGCCCCAGGACCACCACGGCAGCAACCCCGTCCTGCACCGACACCCCGCCTCTGCTCCAGACCAGCCCGCCACCCTTCCCCCGTCCTACATGGGATGCCCCAACCCCCTGGCTATGTATTACACCCAGCACTGCAGTCCCAGCCACCCTAAGCGGCACCCCGGAGGGGCAGGGCAGCTCTCCCCGCCTCCTGACTCCCACCCTCACCCGGGAGACGGGGTGGAGATGCACCACTCCGAGCTGCTGGCCGAGGTGGACCGGAGCGAGTTCGAGCAGTATTTGAGTTCCTCTTTGGCGCGCGCGGACGTGACGGGTTTGCCGTACGG
This DNA window, taken from Brachionichthys hirsutus isolate HB-005 chromosome 14, CSIRO-AGI_Bhir_v1, whole genome shotgun sequence, encodes the following:
- the sox17 gene encoding transcription factor SOX-17 — translated: MSSPDAGYASDDQTQERCAMSVMMPGMGRCQWADPLSPLGDSKGKSEPPCASGSSSQNRGKSEPRIRRPMNAFMVWAKDERKRLAQQNPDLHNAELSKMLGKSWKALPLTEKQPFVEEAERLRVQHMQDHPNYKYRPRRRKQVKRIKRLDSGFLVHGVPDLQAQSVCVENLGLGYHEHGFQLPSQPLSHYRDAQALGGPSYESYSLPTPDTSPLDAVETDSMFFPPHSQEDCHMMPAYSYPAQAAEYPPQDHHGSNPVLHRHPASAPDQPATLPPSYMGCPNPLAMYYTQHCSPSHPKRHPGGAGQLSPPPDSHPHPGDGVEMHHSELLAEVDRSEFEQYLSSSLARADVTGLPYGTHEAGMQGPESLISSVLSDASTAVYYCSYNNS